A single Hippocampus zosterae strain Florida chromosome 17, ASM2543408v3, whole genome shotgun sequence DNA region contains:
- the samd1a gene encoding sterile alpha motif domain containing 1a isoform X1, with protein MSDAKYREWILDTIDSLRSRKARPDLERICRMVRRRHGCEPDQTCGELEKLIREQTVLKVNYKGSISYRNAAKVQRRCRKKDDTVTASSSAAVATGATTSVAAVNDASHSDLSNGDSALGPADPDDDDDEADTSMAMDTDSNMDEEGGDESRDGQDGPSPGPVCTATPVVMRAASAPCSPSHARPGPGPGPGPSPASGLDCVISIQMAAARPSSLSPTKPGILTHHDWANGVTGCPVERPEKGIHIDKACEATVHPVPVSPSAPMNNDVKEEVKREDSSPLLDQLVPDYAVQLERSGDASQVQAQTLSSSGDCTPKKNPDALASLEQAETVHVNGDDKSDDLSPEKKANMSQNLLQWTVADVASYFVDAGFPEQALAFRTQEIDGKSLLLMQRSDVLTGLSIRLGPALKIYERHIKVLQRSHFLECDNL; from the exons ATGTCCGACGCCAAGTACCGCGAGTGGATACTGGACACTATCGACTCGCTGCGGTCGCGAAAAGCCCGTCCGGACTTAGAGCGAATCTGCCGAATGGTCCGGCGACGCCACGGGTGCGAGCCCGACCAAACGTGCGGCGAGCTTGAGAAGCTCATTCGCGAACAGACGGTGCTCAAAGTCAACTACAAGGGCTCCATTTCGTACCGGAACGCCGCCAAGGTTCAACGGCGGTGCCGCAAAAAGGACGACACCGTGACGGCGTCCTCTTCTGCGGCGGTAGCGACGGGGGCGACGACGTCTGTGGCGGCCGTGAACGACGCCAGTCACTCAGACTTAAGCAACGGGGACAGCGCGCTCGGCCCCGCGGAcccggacgacgacgacgatgag GCTGACACCTCCATGGCCATGGACACAGACAGCAACATGGATGAGGAGGGCGGCGACGAGAGCCGGGACGGCCAGGACGGCCCCTCCCCCGGCCCCGTGTGCACGGCGACGCCGGTTGTAATGCGAGCGGCATCCGCACCCTGCTCGCCCTCTCATGCTCGGCCTGGGCCCGGCCCGGGTCCTGGTCCTTCTCCCGCCTCTGGTCTGGACTGTGTCATCTCCATTCAAATGGCCGCCGCCAGGCCTAGCTCCCTTTCCCCCACAAAACCCGGGATCCTCACACATCACGACTGGGCCAACGGGGTCACCGGCTGCCCAGTGGAGCGCCCGGAGAAGGGAATCCACATAGACAAAG CATGTGAAGCGACAGTCCACCCCGTACCCGTCAGTCCGAGCGCTCCCATGAACAACGACGTGAAGGAGGAGGTCAAGAGGGAGGACAGCAGCCCCCTCTTGGACCAGCTGGTGCCCGACTACGCCGTGCAACTG GAGAGGAGCGGCGACGCGTCCCAGGTTCAAGCGCAGACGCTGTCATCGTCGGGCGACT GCACTCCGAAGAAAAATCCGGACGCGCTCGCCTCCTTGGAGCAAGCCGAGACGGTTCACGTGAACGGCGACGATAAAAGCGACGACCT CAGCCCGGAGAAGAAGGCCAACATGAGTCAGAACTTGCTGCAGTGGACGGTGGCCGACGTGGCCAGTTACTTTGTTGACGCCGGCTTTCCAGAGCAGGCGCTTGCCTTCAGGACGCAG GAGATCGACGGCAAGTCGCTGCTGCTCATGCAGCGTAGCGACGTGCTGACCGGCCTTTCCATCCGACTGGGCCCTGCGCTGAAAATCTACGAGCGTCACATCAAAGTGCTACAAAGGAGCCACTTCTTGGAGTGCGACAACCTCTGA
- the samd1a gene encoding sterile alpha motif domain containing 1a isoform X2 — translation MSDAKYREWILDTIDSLRSRKARPDLERICRMVRRRHGCEPDQTCGELEKLIREQTVLKVNYKGSISYRNAAKVQRRCRKKDDTVTASSSAAVATGATTSVAAVNDASHSDLSNGDSALGPADPDDDDDEADTSMAMDTDSNMDEEGGDESRDGQDGPSPGPVCTATPVVMRAASAPCSPSHARPGPGPGPGPSPASGLDCVISIQMAAARPSSLSPTKPGILTHHDWANGVTGCPVERPEKGIHIDKACEATVHPVPVSPSAPMNNDVKEEVKREDSSPLLDQLVPDYAVQLERSGDASQVQAQTLSSSGDCTPKKNPDALASLEQAETVHVNGDDKSDDLPEKKANMSQNLLQWTVADVASYFVDAGFPEQALAFRTQEIDGKSLLLMQRSDVLTGLSIRLGPALKIYERHIKVLQRSHFLECDNL, via the exons ATGTCCGACGCCAAGTACCGCGAGTGGATACTGGACACTATCGACTCGCTGCGGTCGCGAAAAGCCCGTCCGGACTTAGAGCGAATCTGCCGAATGGTCCGGCGACGCCACGGGTGCGAGCCCGACCAAACGTGCGGCGAGCTTGAGAAGCTCATTCGCGAACAGACGGTGCTCAAAGTCAACTACAAGGGCTCCATTTCGTACCGGAACGCCGCCAAGGTTCAACGGCGGTGCCGCAAAAAGGACGACACCGTGACGGCGTCCTCTTCTGCGGCGGTAGCGACGGGGGCGACGACGTCTGTGGCGGCCGTGAACGACGCCAGTCACTCAGACTTAAGCAACGGGGACAGCGCGCTCGGCCCCGCGGAcccggacgacgacgacgatgag GCTGACACCTCCATGGCCATGGACACAGACAGCAACATGGATGAGGAGGGCGGCGACGAGAGCCGGGACGGCCAGGACGGCCCCTCCCCCGGCCCCGTGTGCACGGCGACGCCGGTTGTAATGCGAGCGGCATCCGCACCCTGCTCGCCCTCTCATGCTCGGCCTGGGCCCGGCCCGGGTCCTGGTCCTTCTCCCGCCTCTGGTCTGGACTGTGTCATCTCCATTCAAATGGCCGCCGCCAGGCCTAGCTCCCTTTCCCCCACAAAACCCGGGATCCTCACACATCACGACTGGGCCAACGGGGTCACCGGCTGCCCAGTGGAGCGCCCGGAGAAGGGAATCCACATAGACAAAG CATGTGAAGCGACAGTCCACCCCGTACCCGTCAGTCCGAGCGCTCCCATGAACAACGACGTGAAGGAGGAGGTCAAGAGGGAGGACAGCAGCCCCCTCTTGGACCAGCTGGTGCCCGACTACGCCGTGCAACTG GAGAGGAGCGGCGACGCGTCCCAGGTTCAAGCGCAGACGCTGTCATCGTCGGGCGACT GCACTCCGAAGAAAAATCCGGACGCGCTCGCCTCCTTGGAGCAAGCCGAGACGGTTCACGTGAACGGCGACGATAAAAGCGACGACCT CCCGGAGAAGAAGGCCAACATGAGTCAGAACTTGCTGCAGTGGACGGTGGCCGACGTGGCCAGTTACTTTGTTGACGCCGGCTTTCCAGAGCAGGCGCTTGCCTTCAGGACGCAG GAGATCGACGGCAAGTCGCTGCTGCTCATGCAGCGTAGCGACGTGCTGACCGGCCTTTCCATCCGACTGGGCCCTGCGCTGAAAATCTACGAGCGTCACATCAAAGTGCTACAAAGGAGCCACTTCTTGGAGTGCGACAACCTCTGA